GTGGAGGCTCCACGCGCGATGGCGCCGTTGATGGGTTCGCCGCTGGAGGCATCGAGCATGCGGACAACGATTTCTACCCGCGCCTGCCGCGGACGATCCGTAATCTTGACCTCCCGTACCTCGCCCACGACCACGGCATCCACCCCGAGCTTCTCGCCGATGCGCAGCACGCCGGTCAGATTCAGCGGGTACTGCAGGTCCAGTTCGTTGCGGGCCTGCTCAACCTGCTGGCGCGTGGCCACTGTAAACTTGTTGGCGGTGTTGGTCATCTCCACGACCACCGCGTCCGTCGCAAGGCGGGAGATCATGGAATCTCCGAACTTGCTGACGTTCGCGAAGTCTATGACCGCCACATAGGTGGCCGCCTGCACCTGAGCCTGCACCGCCGTACAGGCGAAAATGGTCATCAGGTGAGGGTAGACCATAATCGCGGTGAGGACCCGCGCAACGAATCGAAGTGCCAAACGTCTGCTCGCCTTACTCAACGATGTCCCTTCCTCCGGAACCGGGAGCGCCCCCGCACCGGGAACCTCTCGTAAGTGTCTGCCATCTGTAGATGTTTGCCGGACGCCCGCCGCTCTCCTTCAGGAAAGCCAGACAAATGCTCGCCCTCGTGCGCCGGAACCCGTGCGGCAAGACCCGGTTATGTTAGCATGCACTGCCGCCGCGACACAAACCGCGTGAGAACACGCCCCGGCGGCAATCCGGAAGCTGGAATTCGACCAGAAGGCTCGTCCGGAGGCGTCTCAACGGGCACCGCGCGTCAGAAGTGTGGACCACAACTCCCGGACGCGCTCCTGCAGGTCATCGAGGGAGCCGGAGTTTACCAGCGCATAGTCTGCCCGCCGCACTTTCTCTTCAGAAGGCATCTGCGCCGCTATGCGCCTCTCCGCTTCCCGAACCGGCATTCTGGTGGAAAGACGATTCAACTGCTCGCCGTGTTCCGCAGTGACGGCCACGGTGCAGTCGAAGTCTCCTTCCAACCCGGCTTCGAAAAGCAGCGGCACCTCCGCCACCGCGACGCGCCTTCCTGAGGAGCGGACTCCATCCATCCACGCCAGGATCCGCTGCCGCACCTCCGGGTGCAGGATCTGTTCCAACTTCAGCCGGGCAGTCTCGTCCCGGAAAGCGATGTCCGCAAGCTTTCTCCGGTCCGGCCGTCCGGTTTTGTCAAAGACACCCTCCCCGAACTCCCGCCGGATGCGTTCGCGGATGCCCGTATCCCCATCCAGCAACTCGTGGACGATGGTGTCGGCCGAGATGGTGGCCGCGCCCAGGTCCCGCAGCATCTGGAGCACTGTGCTTTTGCCGCAGGCAATCCCGCCGGTCAACCCCACCCGCAGCATTCAGCCGTCCCCTGAATCAAGACAGCGGGCCCCGGCACAGACACTGCCAGGGGCCCGCCAAGACAGCACCGGCCGTCGGAGCGCGGAGCGGCTCAGGAACTGGTTTCCTCCTCTTCGGACTCTCCGGTCCCGGTTTCCTCCGCGGCAGAGGATGTCTCCTCCTCCACCTCTTCCAGAGCGGCATCGGACGGACCGCCCGGCTCCACAGCCAGGTCCAGCAGCTCCTCGTCTGTCAGATCTCCGAACGCTTCCTCTTCGGCCTCTTCCATGGCACGGTCGCGCGCCTTCTTGCGCGACTTGGACTTCACCTTCATCTCCCGCTCGAACTCTTCGCGCTGCTGAGCGAATGCGTCGCCCAGAAGATCTGCGACGGTAGTCCGGGGTGCTTCCCGCACGGGAGCGCTGTGCCGGCGCTCGGATGCCGTAGCCTGCGTCTGAGCCTCTGCCTCGCGCTCCTGCTGAACGGCACGGACAGAGAGGGTCATACGCCGCTCCTCCGGCCGAACTTCCAGCACCCGGGCCTCCACCTCGTCGCCCACGGACACCACTTGCTCGGGGCGCTTGATGCGGCGATAGGTCAGCTCCTGATTGGGGATGATGGCCTCCACGCCCTCTTCCAGAAGGACGAACGCCCCGAACGGCACCAGACGAGAGATCTTGCACTGGATGACATCGCCCACTTTGTAGCGGGCACCCACATTCTTCCAGGGATCCGGAAGGATCTGGCGCATGCTGAGCGAGACGCGGCCCGACTCCAGGTTCATCTTCTGCACCACGACCTGGACTTTCTGGCCCACTTTCACCACCTCGCTGGGATGATTGATGCGGGTCCACGACATCTCACTGATGTGAAGCAGGCCGTCAATACCGCCCAGATCCACGAAAGCGCCGTAATCCGTAATGCGGCGCACGATGCCTGTCCGCTCCTGACCTTCGGCGAGCGTCTCAAGGGTCTCGCTGCGCTTCTTTTCGCGCTCCTCGTCCACGGCCAGCTTGTGGGAAAGAACCACTTTCCGGCGCTCGCGGTCCACCTCGATAACCTTGAGAGGGATGGACTGGCCCACATATTTGTCCAGATTCTTCACCCGCCCCGTCCCGACGTGGGAGGCCGGAACGAACCCGCGGATTCCCAGGTCCACCACAAGGCCGCCCTTGACCCGGTCCGTGACCATGGCGGTGATGGTGGAGCCGTCCTGATAGGCCTCCGTCACGCGATCCCAGGCCACTTCGAAGTCAGCGCGCTTCTTGGAAAGCAGCAGGTTGCCCTCGCTGTTTTCCGTCTGCAGGACATAGACCTTGATGCGGTCGCCCACCGAGACGACATCTTCGGGATTCTGGAAGCTGTCGCGCGTGAGCTCATTCATCCGGATGATGCCTTCCGACTTCATCCCGACATCCACCAGCACGCCTTCGCGGTCGATGTGCACGACAGTGCCTTCCACCACGTCGTGTTCACGCAGAGACTGGAACGACCCGCCGTAATCCACGCTGGTGTCGGGCATAGCGGCATTCAGCGCCTCTTCAAAAGCCCGCTGGTCATCCGCCGCGCTTCCAGCCGTAGCATCGGGCGCGCTCTCCGCTTCCTGCCCGGCATCCGCGGAAACCGCCTGAGCGGCGGCCTCTTGCTCCGGGCCGGATTCGTCCTGGCTGCCGGTCGTCCGGTCTGCCGCATCTCCGGTCGGAGCCTCTCCGGGCTCCTCCGGACCCCCTCCACCGCCAGCCACTTCACCCGCTTCATCGTCGGAGGCCATCCTCTGCCCGACTACGAACCACGGGTAGGCCTTGTCCTGGAACATACAGATACACTCCTCTCGGCAGGATGCAGCCGGCAACGCCTGACCGCACTGGAAACTTGCAGGTCCTGCCCGATTGCTATACTAGATGATCTCCGGCCGCAAGCAAGCCGGCTGCCGCCCTGCCGGTCGGACCGCCGTCCCCAGCCGGGCGCGATCCCCTTTCCTTAATCGGGCCGCGCCGGGCAGCGGTATATTGTAGCAGAGTTTCAGCAGTTCGTCAGAACCTTCGACGTCCCCTCCGGAATTCCTGCCTGATGGTGAAAAACAGCCAACGAAGCTGCCGTCAGAGGAAAGCTTCGCGCGGGGCAGCCACGATCAAGGGGTGGCGCAGGGCGACATATCCCGCCAGTTCGAGCCTGCCTTCACATCCACAACAAGCGGAACGCTCAGGCGGCATACCCCCTCCATCTCGCGCCTGGCAAGAGAGGCAGCCTGCTCCACCTCGTCTTCTGGCGCTTCGAAGACCAGTTCATCGTGCACCTGCAGGATCATCTGCGTGCCCGTTTTCTGAAGCTGCTGCTCCAGACGGATCATTGCCAGTTTGATGATATCGGCCGCGGAGCCCTGAAGCGGTGCGTTGAAGGCGGCGCGCTCGGCGTTCATCCGGACGTTGCGATCCCGAGCGTTCAGCTCCGGGATCCATCGTTTGCGGCCGAACATGGTGCGCACCCACCCGGTCTCGCGAGCCTCCGCAAGAATGCGCTCGTTCAGCTCCTTGACCCGCGGGTAGCGCCGGAAGTAGGCCTCAATATACTCGCGTGCCTCGGCCTGCGACACGCCCAGTTCACGGGCCAACCCGAAGTCCGTTTTGCCGTAGAGCACGCTGAAGTTGATGGTTTTCCCCCTCCGACGCATCTCAGGGTCAACGTCACGCTCGCTCACCCCGAACAGTGCGCAGGCCGTGCGCGTGTGGATGTCCTCCCCTTCCACAAAGCATCGAGTGAGCTCCTCATCCCCGCTCAGGTGCGCAAGCAGCCGCAGTTCGATCTGCGAATAGTCCGCCGAGACAAGCGCCCTCCCCGGCGGGGCCACAAACGCTGCACGGATCTGCCGACCGATGTCCGTGCGGATGGGAATGTTCTGCAGATTAGGATCGCTAGAGGAGAGGCGCCCCGTAGCGGCGCCGGTCTGGTTATAGAAGGTGTGGATGCGTCCCGTGTCCGGACGCACGAGCCTGGGCAGCGCGTCCGCATAGGTCCCCTTCAACTTGGAGAGCTCCCGCCACTGGAGCACCAGCCGGGCGATCTCGTAATCCACCGCCAGCGCCTCCAGCGTCTCGGCGTCCGTGGAGTAGCCGGTTTTGGTGCGACGTCCGGAGGGTAGCCCCAGCTTTTCGAAAAGCACCTCCGCGAGCTGCTTTGTGGAGCCGATGTTGAACCGCTGCCCGGCGATCTCATAGATGGCGCTTTCCAGCGCGACCAGTTCTGCGGCCATCCGGGCCGAGAGATCCTCCAGCCTGGCCCGGTCCACCAGGACACCCCTGCGCTCCATTGCGGCAAGCACGGGCGCCAGAGGAAGCTCAATGTCGCGGTAGACGCCTTCCAGCTCCTCTTTTTTCAGGCGTCCCAGAAGCTCCTCCGCAAGCTCGCGGGCCACGCAGCCAGCCGCCCCGGGCGGGATGCTGTCGGGCCCGTCCAGATAGCGCCCGGCGAGCCATTCGAGCGAGTAGGAGCCGCGGCCTGGTTGAAGGAGGAACCCGGCCAGCATAAGGTCATCCGCCTGAGCGCGAACATCCACTCCGCATGCGGCCATCAGTGAGCAAACCCGCTTCAGGTCAAAGGTGACCGGACGCGCATCGCCATCCTCCAGAAGCGGGCGAAGGCAATCCGGCGAAGCCCGGAATTCGTCGCCAGGATCGAGCCCCAAGCCGCCCTGGCCAGCCGGACCATTCAGCCGCACAGCGACAGCATCTCCCTCCAACCCGATGCTGATGATCTTCTCGCCGCCAGCCGCATCCTCCAGCACAAATGCCGCGCCGGGGGAATGGCGCACTCGCTCTATGACTTGCCGCAACTCCTCTTCGCTGCCCACCCAGCGAATATCTGGAAGCTCGCTCCGCCTATCGCCGGGCGATTGCAGAGCCTCACCAGCCTGCGGCAGACGGGCTATCAGAGATTCGAATTCCAGCTTGCGGAACAGATCCTCCGCCTCTCCCGGCGGCCGGGAGGCAGGATCGGCTGCGGCGAAATCCACCTCCAGCGGCACGTCGGTCACAATACGGCACAAACGCCGGGACGCTTCCAGTTGCTCTCGGGACTCGCGGATGGCTTCTCGAAGTTTCTCCGGCTGAACTTCGTCCAGCCTGGCCAGCAGACCGTCCAGCCCCCCAAACTGCGCCACCAGCTTGGATGCGGTCTTGTCCCCCACCCCCGGCACTCCCGGGATATTATCCGTGGCGTCCCCCTTCAGGGCCTTGTAGTCCACAAATTGTTGTGGAGACAGTCCGAAGCGCTCCCGCACGGCCTGCGGGTCGTAAAGGGTGATGTCGGAAACCCCGCGGCCCGTAACGGCCACCTTCACGCGGTCTGAAACCAGTTGCAATTCGTCGAGGTCGCCTGTTACGACCAGGACGTCGTAACCCTGCCGCTCCGCAAGCCGGGCGCACGTGCCTACGATATCATCTGCCTCATACCCGGGTATCTCAACCACCTGGAAGCCGAGCGCCCTCGCCAGATCGCGGGCCAGAGGGGCTTGCTGTTTGAGTTCGTCAGGAGTGGGAGCCCTGGTGGCCTTATAGCCGCTGTATTCCTGGTGGCGGAACGTCTTTTCCGGCGCGTCGAAAGCCACGATCACGCAATCCGGATTCTCTTCCGCCAGAAGCTTGAGAAGCATGCCGGCAAAGCCGTAAAGCGCGTTGGTGGGCAACCCGTCCCGCGTGCTGAGAAACCGGATGGCGAAGAAAGCCCGGTACAGAAGGCTGTTGCCATCCACCAGAATGCACTTCTTCCCGGCCACCGATCCTCCTAGCGCGCCGGCCCGAGAAGCTGCTCCGCGGCGCCCGAATGTCCGGCGCCGCCGAGGTTGATGTTGACCACCGGCCGCAGTTCTGAAGCGGTCTCGGCCAGCGTCTCCCAGAAGCTGCGCTTCACCCGCCAGACGCTCGGCTTGCCGGAGATGCCTCCCAGTCTACCCGCCTCGTTGATGGCGTCCTGAAGCCCGCCGATGCGATCCACCAGCCTCGCCCGCATCGCCTGCCGGCCCGTCATCACCCGCCCGTCCGCCACGGCCAGAAGTTGCTGCCGGGTCAGGCCTTTGTGCTTACGTCCGGCCAGGACGTCATCCACAAACTGGTTGTAGATGTCCAGGATCATGCTCTTGGCCATCTGGCGCTCCTCGTCGGTGAGGGGGCGGTTGGGAGAGAACATATCCTTATATTTGCCGCTCTTGATGGTCTCCGGACGCAGGCCGATTTTTCCAAACAGCTGGCTCATATCGGTGGTCTGAAATATGACGCCGATGCTTCCTGTGAGCGTGCCGTTCCCGGCGAAGATCTCACTGGCCGCACACGCGATGTAGTATCCACCTGAGGCGGCCACGTCCCCCATGGATACGACGACCGGCTTTCCAGACTCCCGGATACGCAGAACCTCCTGGTAAATCTCCTGAGAAGCAGCCGCGCTACCGCCCGGACTGTTGATGCGCAGCACGATGGCCCGCACGCCGGACTGCTCCTCGGCGGCGCGCAGGTCGGAGATGACGCGCTCCGTGGTCGCCCCCGCCGATCCGAACAGGCCTCCCTGAGAAGAGCCGGACGTTATAGCTCCTTCAACATAAACAAGCGCCACCTTCGGGCCGAACGACACGGTGCTGGTCTGCTTGCCTACGATGGCACTTACAGCCAAAGTGAACATCACAAAAGCCAAGAAGGAAAGGCACCCGCAGCCCAGAAGCCACTTCCACCAGGATCTGCCCTGTCTGCGGGGCGGCTGCACGTGCGGAGACCACCCTGGCTGCGCGCCCGGCTGCGAAAGCGGCGCCGTCGGCGGAGGCGGTGGCGGAGGAGGAGCTTCGGGCTCCTGCTGAAATGCACCTTCGCCTGATTCCTGAGAAGAAGCGGTCTGTTCCTGCTGCCGGGTATTTTCGCTTCGGTCTTCCATAAGATTCCCTCCCGTTCCCGCACGACTGCGGCAGGGGTATGATACCGGACTCGCCGCTCCGGGGCAAGGGCTGCGGGACTGTGGGACACACCGGCCGGGAACCGGAATGCGTGGACGGCTGTTTGCCAACGCGTCCGCGATGGTCCACAATTCGGCGCAAGAAACCGCTCCGGAAACACCCGGAGATAAGGAGATCCGTCCCGGATGACAAAGATCAGACCCCTGTTACTCGAAATCTTCGCGCTGTTGCTGGCCTCATCCTTGGCTGCGGCGGCAACGGCGCCCTATACGGACATCCGGGAAACACGGCTGGAGAACGGCCTGACCGTCCTGACCCGCGAAGTGCGGGCGGCCCCCGTCGTGTGCGTCAGCATCTTCTATGGGGTAGGATCGCGCAACGAACACACAGGCATCACCGGAGCCTCCCATCTTCTTGAGCATATGCTCTTCAAAGGAACGGAAAAGTTCCCAAAGGGCTCCATCGAGACCCTGGTGCGCCAGCGGGGAGGAGTCAGCAACGCGGCTACATCGACGGATTTCACCTATTACTGGCATCTCATCCAGAGCGACTATCTGGATCTGATGCTGGAGATCGAAGCGGACCGGATGCGAGGAGCGCTTATCTCTCCGGAAGATCTGTCATCGGAGATGGTGGTGGTCCGCTCCGAGCTGGAGGGACGCGAGAACAGCCCGGATACGCTACTGTATGACCTGGTCAACGCCGCCGCGTTCACCGCGCATCCTTACCAGTGGCCCATCATCGGTTGGCGAAGCGACGTGGAGGGTATGAGCAGGGACCAGATCTATGCGCACTACCGCACGCACTACCTCCCTGGGAACGCCACGGTGGTACTTGTGGGCGATTTCGACACGGATGAAGCCGTGGAGGCGGTGCGCAGGCACTTCAGCAACTTAGAGGCTGCCCCTCTGGCGCCTCCCGTCCACACTGTCGAGCCGGCCCAGCGGGGGGAACGGCGGGCGACGCTGGAGGGTGAAGGGTCGCTGGAGCGGGTTCTGCTGGCTTGGCGCATTCCCGATGGGACCCACGAGGACATCCCCGCACTGGACGTGCTGGAGCAGATCCTTTCGGGAGGAAGGGCCAGCAGGCTTCATCAGGCGCTGGTGGAGTCCGGACTCGCCACGGCGGTCTGGGCCTATTCGGCAAGCAGGAAAGATCCCTCGCTGTTCTATATCGGCGCCACGGCACAGCAAGGACGGACAGCCCAGGAGCTGGAAGATGCAATCCTCCGTGAGATCCGGCGCATTCAGGAAGAGGAACCTTCGGCTGAGGAGACGGCCCGCGCAATCCGTCAGATCCGCGCCTCGTTCGTCTTCACCGGCGACGATCTGCGAGCGCAGGCGCGCGTCATCGGCAGCTTCGCCGTCACTACGGGACTTGAGAAACTGAAGAGCTACCTGCCAGCCATCGAAAAGGTGAGTCCGGCGGATGTGTCTCGCGCCGCTAGATCCTATCTGACGCGGCAGGCGATGACCGCCGGTCACTTTCTGCCAACCGGTGGGACCCGGCCGGAAGCGCCGTCAAGCCCGCCGCTGATGCAGCAACATTACCGCACCGAGGATCAGGCGGTCGCAGAGGCCCCGGCACCACCCGCCACCTCAGACCCGCCCTCTTCCCGAAAGATCCAGCCGGCGCGTTTCGAGCTGGAGAACGGCCTGACGCTGATCGTTCTGGACAATCCGGCGAACCCTTCCATCAGCATCGCAGGAAGACTGAACGCGGGATCCTGGCTGGAAGAAGGATTCCCCCGCGGCACATCGCGGCTTATGACGGAGATGTTGACGCGGGGAAGCGCAAGACGGAGCAGTCTGGAATTCGCCACCGCGGTGGAAGATCTGGGGGCGTCACTCTCCTTCTCGCCCGGCGTGGAGGGAACGCTCATCTCAGGCAAGTGCCTGTCCGGGGACTTCCGCCGGTGGGCCGGACTGCTTGCGGAAGCGTTGCGGGAACCGGCTTTCGATGCGGAAGAGTTGGAAAAAGCCCGGCGCGTGGTGCTGTCGCGGCTGGATGCGCAAAAGGAATCTCCTGCAGCCGTCGCCGAGCGCGCTCTGATGAATGCGCTTTATCCCAGCGGACACCCTTACCATCCGGGCACGCTGGAAGAGGAACGGGAGGCATTGCTGGGCGTTCAGGTGGCGCATCTCCGGGATTTCCACCGGCGGTTCGTGGGGCCCCGCGGAACTGTGCTGGCTGTGGTGGGAGACATCCGCCCTGAGGAGTGTTTGCAGGCCGTGCAGGAAGCGTTCTCAGAATGGGAGCCCCAGAGCGGTTACCGCAGTGCAGAGATCCCGGACCCCCCTTCTGTCCCGTCCCGAACCATTGTCATTCCCCTGCCAGGGAAATCGGAGACCACCATCCTGTGGGGGTGGCACGCAAAGCTGAAACGAAGCGACCCGGATTATTACGCCGCCACCGTAATGAACGACATTCTGGGTGGCAGCGTGCTATCCAGCAGGCTGGGCAAATCCATTCGGAGCGAGAGCGGGCTGGTTTACGACGTGCGAAGTTCGTTCCGGGCCACCCTGGGAGCAGGTCCCTGGAGCGCCAGCCTGGGAGTGAACCCTGCGAATGCCGTTCAGGCAGTGCGTCAACTGCGAGAAGAGGTGGAACGGATGCGG
The sequence above is drawn from the Armatimonadota bacterium genome and encodes:
- the coaE gene encoding dephospho-CoA kinase, whose translation is MLRVGLTGGIACGKSTVLQMLRDLGAATISADTIVHELLDGDTGIRERIRREFGEGVFDKTGRPDRRKLADIAFRDETARLKLEQILHPEVRQRILAWMDGVRSSGRRVAVAEVPLLFEAGLEGDFDCTVAVTAEHGEQLNRLSTRMPVREAERRIAAQMPSEEKVRRADYALVNSGSLDDLQERVRELWSTLLTRGAR
- a CDS encoding DNA polymerase; translated protein: MAGKKCILVDGNSLLYRAFFAIRFLSTRDGLPTNALYGFAGMLLKLLAEENPDCVIVAFDAPEKTFRHQEYSGYKATRAPTPDELKQQAPLARDLARALGFQVVEIPGYEADDIVGTCARLAERQGYDVLVVTGDLDELQLVSDRVKVAVTGRGVSDITLYDPQAVRERFGLSPQQFVDYKALKGDATDNIPGVPGVGDKTASKLVAQFGGLDGLLARLDEVQPEKLREAIRESREQLEASRRLCRIVTDVPLEVDFAAADPASRPPGEAEDLFRKLEFESLIARLPQAGEALQSPGDRRSELPDIRWVGSEEELRQVIERVRHSPGAAFVLEDAAGGEKIISIGLEGDAVAVRLNGPAGQGGLGLDPGDEFRASPDCLRPLLEDGDARPVTFDLKRVCSLMAACGVDVRAQADDLMLAGFLLQPGRGSYSLEWLAGRYLDGPDSIPPGAAGCVARELAEELLGRLKKEELEGVYRDIELPLAPVLAAMERRGVLVDRARLEDLSARMAAELVALESAIYEIAGQRFNIGSTKQLAEVLFEKLGLPSGRRTKTGYSTDAETLEALAVDYEIARLVLQWRELSKLKGTYADALPRLVRPDTGRIHTFYNQTGAATGRLSSSDPNLQNIPIRTDIGRQIRAAFVAPPGRALVSADYSQIELRLLAHLSGDEELTRCFVEGEDIHTRTACALFGVSERDVDPEMRRRGKTINFSVLYGKTDFGLARELGVSQAEAREYIEAYFRRYPRVKELNERILAEARETGWVRTMFGRKRWIPELNARDRNVRMNAERAAFNAPLQGSAADIIKLAMIRLEQQLQKTGTQMILQVHDELVFEAPEDEVEQAASLARREMEGVCRLSVPLVVDVKAGSNWRDMSPCATP
- a CDS encoding proteinase; amino-acid sequence: MTKIRPLLLEIFALLLASSLAAAATAPYTDIRETRLENGLTVLTREVRAAPVVCVSIFYGVGSRNEHTGITGASHLLEHMLFKGTEKFPKGSIETLVRQRGGVSNAATSTDFTYYWHLIQSDYLDLMLEIEADRMRGALISPEDLSSEMVVVRSELEGRENSPDTLLYDLVNAAAFTAHPYQWPIIGWRSDVEGMSRDQIYAHYRTHYLPGNATVVLVGDFDTDEAVEAVRRHFSNLEAAPLAPPVHTVEPAQRGERRATLEGEGSLERVLLAWRIPDGTHEDIPALDVLEQILSGGRASRLHQALVESGLATAVWAYSASRKDPSLFYIGATAQQGRTAQELEDAILREIRRIQEEEPSAEETARAIRQIRASFVFTGDDLRAQARVIGSFAVTTGLEKLKSYLPAIEKVSPADVSRAARSYLTRQAMTAGHFLPTGGTRPEAPSSPPLMQQHYRTEDQAVAEAPAPPATSDPPSSRKIQPARFELENGLTLIVLDNPANPSISIAGRLNAGSWLEEGFPRGTSRLMTEMLTRGSARRSSLEFATAVEDLGASLSFSPGVEGTLISGKCLSGDFRRWAGLLAEALREPAFDAEELEKARRVVLSRLDAQKESPAAVAERALMNALYPSGHPYHPGTLEEEREALLGVQVAHLRDFHRRFVGPRGTVLAVVGDIRPEECLQAVQEAFSEWEPQSGYRSAEIPDPPSVPSRTIVIPLPGKSETTILWGWHAKLKRSDPDYYAATVMNDILGGSVLSSRLGKSIRSESGLVYDVRSSFRATLGAGPWSASLGVNPANAVQAVRQLREEVERMRTEGPTQQEVEEARRFITGVLSLRLASNDGIASFLEASETYGLGLRYLEEFRSLYGGVTQEQAAKAARRLLTPEEAVLVVTGATEGFDESNRSEEN